In Xiphias gladius isolate SHS-SW01 ecotype Sanya breed wild chromosome 6, ASM1685928v1, whole genome shotgun sequence, a single genomic region encodes these proteins:
- the ttr gene encoding transthyretin isoform X4: MLQKLQCLLLASAMLFCNTTPTEKHGGSDTKCPLMVKILDAVKGTPAGSVPLKVSQKSADGGWMQIANGVTDATGEIHNLITEEQFPAGVYRVEFDTKAYWKNEGSVPFHEVADHVLGLLQGLPPVGHAQKPLMEGVEEAS, encoded by the exons ATGCTTCAAAAACTACAATGTCTGCTTCTAGCCTCTGCTATGCTGTTCTGCAACACCACCCCCACG gaaaaacatggggGCTCAGATACAAAGTGTCCTCTGATGGTGAAAATTCTGGATGCAGTAAAAGGAACTCCAGCTGGATCAGTGCCACTCAAGGTGTCTCAGAAGTCTGCTGATGGGGGATGGATGCAGATTGCCAATGG AGTGACGGATGCCACTGGAGAGATCCATAATCTGATCACAGAGGAGCAATTCCCAGCAGGGGTGTATCGTGTTGAGTTTGATACCAAAGCTTACTGGAAGAATGAGGGGAGCGTGCCGTTCCATGAAGTAGCTGAT catgttctgggtctacTCCAGGGCCTCCCACCAGTTGGACATGCCCAGAAACCTCTAATGGAAGGCGTCGAGgaagcatcctga
- the ttr gene encoding transthyretin isoform X5 produces the protein MLQKLQCLLLASAMLFCNTTPTEKHGGSDTKCPLMVKILDAVKGTPAGSVPLKVSQKSADGGWMQIANGVTDATGEIHNLITEEQFPAGVYRVEFDTKAYWKNEGSVPFHEVADGLPPVGHAQKPLMEGVEEAS, from the exons ATGCTTCAAAAACTACAATGTCTGCTTCTAGCCTCTGCTATGCTGTTCTGCAACACCACCCCCACG gaaaaacatggggGCTCAGATACAAAGTGTCCTCTGATGGTGAAAATTCTGGATGCAGTAAAAGGAACTCCAGCTGGATCAGTGCCACTCAAGGTGTCTCAGAAGTCTGCTGATGGGGGATGGATGCAGATTGCCAATGG AGTGACGGATGCCACTGGAGAGATCCATAATCTGATCACAGAGGAGCAATTCCCAGCAGGGGTGTATCGTGTTGAGTTTGATACCAAAGCTTACTGGAAGAATGAGGGGAGCGTGCCGTTCCATGAAGTAGCTGAT GGCCTCCCACCAGTTGGACATGCCCAGAAACCTCTAATGGAAGGCGTCGAGgaagcatcctga
- the ttr gene encoding transthyretin isoform X2, which produces MPAKSTKEKHGGSDTKCPLMVKILDAVKGTPAGSVPLKVSQKSADGGWMQIANGVTDATGEIHNLITEEQFPAGVYRVEFDTKAYWKNEGSVPFHEVADQGGHSTTAPRPSPQLDFPVPPGEPQGIPRPDVIYKLSSMFWVYSRASHQLDMPRNL; this is translated from the exons ATGCCAGCTAAGTCAACTAAG gaaaaacatggggGCTCAGATACAAAGTGTCCTCTGATGGTGAAAATTCTGGATGCAGTAAAAGGAACTCCAGCTGGATCAGTGCCACTCAAGGTGTCTCAGAAGTCTGCTGATGGGGGATGGATGCAGATTGCCAATGG AGTGACGGATGCCACTGGAGAGATCCATAATCTGATCACAGAGGAGCAATTCCCAGCAGGGGTGTATCGTGTTGAGTTTGATACCAAAGCTTACTGGAAGAATGAGGGGAGCGTGCCGTTCCATGAAGTAGCTGAT CAGGGTGGGCACAGCACCACAGCACCACGTCCTTCTCCCCAGCTAGATTTTCCAGTTCCTCCTGGGGAACCTCAAGGCATTCCGAGGCCAGATGTGATATATAAGctctccagcatgttctgggtctacTCCAGGGCCTCCCACCAGTTGGACATGCCCAGAAACCTCTAA
- the ttr gene encoding transthyretin isoform X1 produces the protein MLQKLQCLLLASAMLFCNTTPTEKHGGSDTKCPLMVKILDAVKGTPAGSVPLKVSQKSADGGWMQIANGVTDATGEIHNLITEEQFPAGVYRVEFDTKAYWKNEGSVPFHEVADQGGHSTTAPRPSPQLDFPVPPGEPQGIPRPDVIYKLSSMFWVYSRASHQLDMPRNL, from the exons ATGCTTCAAAAACTACAATGTCTGCTTCTAGCCTCTGCTATGCTGTTCTGCAACACCACCCCCACG gaaaaacatggggGCTCAGATACAAAGTGTCCTCTGATGGTGAAAATTCTGGATGCAGTAAAAGGAACTCCAGCTGGATCAGTGCCACTCAAGGTGTCTCAGAAGTCTGCTGATGGGGGATGGATGCAGATTGCCAATGG AGTGACGGATGCCACTGGAGAGATCCATAATCTGATCACAGAGGAGCAATTCCCAGCAGGGGTGTATCGTGTTGAGTTTGATACCAAAGCTTACTGGAAGAATGAGGGGAGCGTGCCGTTCCATGAAGTAGCTGAT CAGGGTGGGCACAGCACCACAGCACCACGTCCTTCTCCCCAGCTAGATTTTCCAGTTCCTCCTGGGGAACCTCAAGGCATTCCGAGGCCAGATGTGATATATAAGctctccagcatgttctgggtctacTCCAGGGCCTCCCACCAGTTGGACATGCCCAGAAACCTCTAA